One part of the Gossypium raimondii isolate GPD5lz chromosome 1, ASM2569854v1, whole genome shotgun sequence genome encodes these proteins:
- the LOC105786075 gene encoding extra-large guanine nucleotide-binding protein 1 isoform X2 yields MAGILRKILHVGQSSPPKDDDSNVEYSFAIEYNGPPVSFDIPSAVPVDVDQLPTAATVSSSYVLNNSISLPVIQPVVNTNKMKQNLARHKKIGSGLSNEPSIQVVSLDSLGQTIDGIGSCGIMQNSHVHDSLADDCKQGLGLHNKYMDPPDSDATGSVLSSPSVSSSGVFSQKREDIHNNETTTRHVKRPSVVTFRGPESCDMVQGESNSNYSETQSMHTAEQSIERNGKKGSCYRCLEGNRFTEKEICIVCNAKYCCKCVLRAMGSMPEGRKCVTCIGKKINESRRESLGKCSRLLKQLLNELEVKQAMSSEKTSKANQLPPQLVLINGEPLNQYKLHVLQTCQNPPKKLKPGRYWYDKVSGFWGKEGHGPCQIITAQLNVGGRIKAKASNGNAKVLVNDREITRKELWMLQFAGVNCEGKPSFWLSADGYYQEEGQKNEKGPIWKKTRIKLFCALLSLPVPPNVVNPAGEDVSQRTLEQQVLLKLLLVGYQKSGTSTIYKQAKILYNVPFSEDERQNIKLKIQCNLYGYLAILLEGRERFEEVLLENRKLQFADGPGSSGGASQIDGKTKYSLSPRLKAFSEWLVQVMVSGNLEVIFPAATREYAPFIQELWNDAAFQATYNRRHELQMLPRIATYFLERAVEISRTDYEPSDMDILYAEGTQSSNGLSSMEFSFPTRERESFIDGTNLLDCIPVALGKAASGWECLKMSTWSYFASP; encoded by the exons ATGGCTGGGATCCTAAGAAAAATTCTCCATGTTGGGCAATCATCTCCTCCCAAAGATGATGATAGTAACGTTGAATACTCATTTGCTATTGAGTACAATGGTCCTCCCGTCAGTTTTGATATCCCCAGCGCAGTTCCGGTGGACGTTGACCAACTCCCAACTGCTGCCACTGTTTCTTCTTCCTATGTTTTGAATAACAGCATTTCATTGCCAGTTATCCAACCTGTTGTAAATACTAACAAAATGAAGCAAAATCTAGCCAGACACAAAAAAATTGGTTCTGGTCTGTCCAATGAACCATCAATTCAAGTTGTTAGTTTGGATTCATTAGGTCAGACAATTGATGGCATAGGAAGTTGTGGCATTATGCAAAATTCTCATGTTCATGATAGTTTAGCTGATGATTGCAAGCAAGGTTTAGGGTTGCACAACAAGTACATGGATCCTCCCGATTCTGATGCAACAGGTTCCGTTTTGAGCTCACCATCAGTTTCATCATCTGGGGTATTTTCTCAAAAAAGGGAGGATATTCACAACAATGAGACTACTACTCGCCATGTCAAAAGACCATCTGTTGTAACTTTCCGTGGCCCTGAATCGTGCGACATGGTCCAGGGAGAGTCCAATTCCAACTATTCCGAGACGCAAAGCATGCATACTGCTGAACAATCTATTGAGAGGAACGGGAAAAAAGGGTCATGTTATAGGTGTTTAGAGGGAAACAGGTTTACGGAGAAAGAGATTTGCATTGTTTGTAATGCTAAGTATTGTTGTAAGTGTGTGTTGAGAGCAATGGGGTCGATGCCAGAGGGGAGAAAATGTGTTACTTGCATAGGGAAGAAGATCAACGAGTCAAGGCGAGAAAGTCTTGGAAAATGTTCCAGGCTGCTCAAGCAGTTGCTCAATGAGTTGGAAGTTAAACAGGCAATGAGTTCTGAGAAGACAAGCAAGGCAAACCAGCTACCACCTCAGCTGGTTCTTATAAATGGAGAGCCTCTGAATCAATATAAGTTGCATGTTTTGCAGACCTGCCAAAACCCACCAAAGAAACTAAAACCAGGACGCTATTGGTATGATAAAGTATCTGGATTTTGGGGAAAG GAAGGACATGGTCCTTGCCAGATTATTACTGCCCAGCTAAATGTTGGAGGTCGTATCAAGGCTAAGGCTAGCAATGGAAATGCAAAAGTACTCGTAAATGATAGAGAGATTACAAGAAAAGAGCTGTGGATGCTGCAG TTTGCTGGAGTTAATTGTGAAGGAAAACCGAGCTTTTGGCTAAGTGCAGATGGATATTACCAGGAAGAGGGTCAGAAGAATGAAAAGGGACCTATATGGAAGAAG ACAAGAATTAAACTTTTCTGCGCTCTCTTGTCTTTGCCGGTTCCTCCTAATGTGGTGAACCCTGCTGGGGAAGATGTCAGCCAGAGGACCCTGGAGCAGCAAGTGCTTCTTAAACTTCTACTAGTTGGCTATCAAAAATCAGGCACAAGTACAATATATAAGCAG GCCAAGATTCTGTATAATGTTCCTTTCTCAGAAGATGAACgccaaaatatcaaattgaagaTCCAATGCAATTTGTATGGATACCTTGCTATATTGCTTGAAGGACGAGAACGGTTTGAAGAAGTCTTACTAGAGAATAGAAAATTGCAGTTTGCTGATGGACCTGGTTCTTCGG GCGGTGCAAGCCAGATTGATGGTAAAACAAAATATTCCCTTTCCCCAAGACTGAAAGCCTTCTCGGAGTGGCTTGTCCAAGTGATGGTATCTGGTAATCTGGAAGTCATCTTCCCAGCTGCTACTCGTGAATATGCACCATTTATTCAGGAGCTGTGGAATGATGCAGCCTTTCAGGCCACTTATAACCGGAGGCATGAACTCCAAATGCTTCCCAGGATTGCTACTTATTTCCTAGAACGG GCTGTTGAGATCTCAAGGACAGATTACGAGCCATCAGACATGGATATCTTGTATGCTGAGGGAACCCAATCATCCAATGGACTTTCTAGCATGGAATTCTCTTTTCCCacaagagaaagagaaagcttTATTGATG GTACCAACTTATTAGACTGCATCCCAGTAGCCTTGGGGAAAGCTGCAAGTGGGTGGGAATGTTTGAAGATGTCAACATGGTCCTATTTTGCGTCTCCTTGA
- the LOC105786075 gene encoding extra-large guanine nucleotide-binding protein 1 isoform X1 — MAGILRKILHVGQSSPPKDDDSNVEYSFAIEYNGPPVSFDIPSAVPVDVDQLPTAATVSSSYVLNNSISLPVIQPVVNTNKMKQNLARHKKIGSGLSNEPSIQVVSLDSLGQTIDGIGSCGIMQNSHVHDSLADDCKQGLGLHNKYMDPPDSDATGSVLSSPSVSSSGVFSQKREDIHNNETTTRHVKRPSVVTFRGPESCDMVQGESNSNYSETQSMHTAEQSIERNGKKGSCYRCLEGNRFTEKEICIVCNAKYCCKCVLRAMGSMPEGRKCVTCIGKKINESRRESLGKCSRLLKQLLNELEVKQAMSSEKTSKANQLPPQLVLINGEPLNQYKLHVLQTCQNPPKKLKPGRYWYDKVSGFWGKEGHGPCQIITAQLNVGGRIKAKASNGNAKVLVNDREITRKELWMLQFAGVNCEGKPSFWLSADGYYQEEGQKNEKGPIWKKTRIKLFCALLSLPVPPNVVNPAGEDVSQRTLEQQVLLKLLLVGYQKSGTSTIYKQAKILYNVPFSEDERQNIKLKIQCNLYGYLAILLEGRERFEEVLLENRKLQFADGPGSSGGASQIDGKTKYSLSPRLKAFSEWLVQVMVSGNLEVIFPAATREYAPFIQELWNDAAFQATYNRRHELQMLPRIATYFLERAVEISRTDYEPSDMDILYAEGTQSSNGLSSMEFSFPTRERESFIDGYQHDPLARYQLIRLHPSSLGESCKWVGMFEDVNMVLFCVSLTDYDEFWLDSNGVLINKMVASKQLFETIVSHPTLEQKDFLLILNKADLLLEKMEEVPLTRCEWFHDFNPVISHHNNNLTASVAQRAFHYIAVKFKRLFDSLTHSKLYVCMVTGLEPDSVDDAFRYAREILKWDYNDNSFISNEFSTTTQIEASTTS; from the exons ATGGCTGGGATCCTAAGAAAAATTCTCCATGTTGGGCAATCATCTCCTCCCAAAGATGATGATAGTAACGTTGAATACTCATTTGCTATTGAGTACAATGGTCCTCCCGTCAGTTTTGATATCCCCAGCGCAGTTCCGGTGGACGTTGACCAACTCCCAACTGCTGCCACTGTTTCTTCTTCCTATGTTTTGAATAACAGCATTTCATTGCCAGTTATCCAACCTGTTGTAAATACTAACAAAATGAAGCAAAATCTAGCCAGACACAAAAAAATTGGTTCTGGTCTGTCCAATGAACCATCAATTCAAGTTGTTAGTTTGGATTCATTAGGTCAGACAATTGATGGCATAGGAAGTTGTGGCATTATGCAAAATTCTCATGTTCATGATAGTTTAGCTGATGATTGCAAGCAAGGTTTAGGGTTGCACAACAAGTACATGGATCCTCCCGATTCTGATGCAACAGGTTCCGTTTTGAGCTCACCATCAGTTTCATCATCTGGGGTATTTTCTCAAAAAAGGGAGGATATTCACAACAATGAGACTACTACTCGCCATGTCAAAAGACCATCTGTTGTAACTTTCCGTGGCCCTGAATCGTGCGACATGGTCCAGGGAGAGTCCAATTCCAACTATTCCGAGACGCAAAGCATGCATACTGCTGAACAATCTATTGAGAGGAACGGGAAAAAAGGGTCATGTTATAGGTGTTTAGAGGGAAACAGGTTTACGGAGAAAGAGATTTGCATTGTTTGTAATGCTAAGTATTGTTGTAAGTGTGTGTTGAGAGCAATGGGGTCGATGCCAGAGGGGAGAAAATGTGTTACTTGCATAGGGAAGAAGATCAACGAGTCAAGGCGAGAAAGTCTTGGAAAATGTTCCAGGCTGCTCAAGCAGTTGCTCAATGAGTTGGAAGTTAAACAGGCAATGAGTTCTGAGAAGACAAGCAAGGCAAACCAGCTACCACCTCAGCTGGTTCTTATAAATGGAGAGCCTCTGAATCAATATAAGTTGCATGTTTTGCAGACCTGCCAAAACCCACCAAAGAAACTAAAACCAGGACGCTATTGGTATGATAAAGTATCTGGATTTTGGGGAAAG GAAGGACATGGTCCTTGCCAGATTATTACTGCCCAGCTAAATGTTGGAGGTCGTATCAAGGCTAAGGCTAGCAATGGAAATGCAAAAGTACTCGTAAATGATAGAGAGATTACAAGAAAAGAGCTGTGGATGCTGCAG TTTGCTGGAGTTAATTGTGAAGGAAAACCGAGCTTTTGGCTAAGTGCAGATGGATATTACCAGGAAGAGGGTCAGAAGAATGAAAAGGGACCTATATGGAAGAAG ACAAGAATTAAACTTTTCTGCGCTCTCTTGTCTTTGCCGGTTCCTCCTAATGTGGTGAACCCTGCTGGGGAAGATGTCAGCCAGAGGACCCTGGAGCAGCAAGTGCTTCTTAAACTTCTACTAGTTGGCTATCAAAAATCAGGCACAAGTACAATATATAAGCAG GCCAAGATTCTGTATAATGTTCCTTTCTCAGAAGATGAACgccaaaatatcaaattgaagaTCCAATGCAATTTGTATGGATACCTTGCTATATTGCTTGAAGGACGAGAACGGTTTGAAGAAGTCTTACTAGAGAATAGAAAATTGCAGTTTGCTGATGGACCTGGTTCTTCGG GCGGTGCAAGCCAGATTGATGGTAAAACAAAATATTCCCTTTCCCCAAGACTGAAAGCCTTCTCGGAGTGGCTTGTCCAAGTGATGGTATCTGGTAATCTGGAAGTCATCTTCCCAGCTGCTACTCGTGAATATGCACCATTTATTCAGGAGCTGTGGAATGATGCAGCCTTTCAGGCCACTTATAACCGGAGGCATGAACTCCAAATGCTTCCCAGGATTGCTACTTATTTCCTAGAACGG GCTGTTGAGATCTCAAGGACAGATTACGAGCCATCAGACATGGATATCTTGTATGCTGAGGGAACCCAATCATCCAATGGACTTTCTAGCATGGAATTCTCTTTTCCCacaagagaaagagaaagcttTATTGATGGTTATCAACATGATCCATTAGCAAG GTACCAACTTATTAGACTGCATCCCAGTAGCCTTGGGGAAAGCTGCAAGTGGGTGGGAATGTTTGAAGATGTCAACATGGTCCTATTTTGCGTCTCCTTGACTGACTACGACGAGTTTTGGTTAGACAGTAATGGAGTTCTTATAAACAAAATGGTGGCAAGCAAGCAACTGTTTGAAACTATAGTCAGTCATCCCACCTTGGAGCAAAAGGACTTCCTTCTTATACTCAACAAAGCTGACCTACTCTTAGAAAAGATGGAGGAGGTTCCTCTGACTCGGTGTGAATGGTTCCATGACTTCAATCCAGTTATCAGTCACCATAACAACAATCTTACTGCTTCAGTGGCACAACGTGCCTTCCATTATATTGCTGTGAAGTTCAAGAGGCTATTCGATTCTCTTACACATAGTAAGTTGTATGTTTGTATGGTTACTGGTTTGGAGCCTGATTCTGTTGATGACGCTTTCAGATACGCCAGAGAAATCCTTAAGTGGGATTACAACGACAATAGCTTCATCAGCAACGAGTTCTCCACTACTACCCAAATTGAGGCAAGCACAACTTCATGA